GGTGTTTTTAGTATTCAAGGCTCTAACCACTTAACCCCATCATTTTCATGTGTTGATGCTCAATTATTCATATTGGtaaattggggcggcaggtagcctagtggttagagcataggaccagtaaccgaaaggttgcgaaattgaatccctgagctgacaaggtaaaaatatgtcattctgcccctgaacaacgcagttaacccactgttcgtaggccatcattataaatgagaatttgttcttaactgacttgcctagttaaatacaggtaaaTAAAAATCCCATTATCCCATTATCCTTACATTATCATCTCTTTGCCACTAGATGGCAATACACCTCTACACAGTCTAGAACACTGTAATGAGGACAAACAAGTCAAGGCTGTAAAAAAGCTTTGTTTAAAACAATAACACATTGGGGAACCACAGTTACTTTTGAAAGTGTTATAATTACTTAAGTCTATGTATCCTTAGTTTTTGTTATGCACAAATGATtaaaaatctatttttcaagaAAGACCTGTCACAAGATGACCAGTCTTTAGTGGGTATAAGTAATTCATTCTATAGTCTACACTGTAGACTTCACTCTATGGCACTGTTATAAGATAATGATGACCAATCTATCCTGATTAGCAAAAGACAGCAAGAGGGTCTTATCCTGAAGTCTGTGTGATGTTTGTCTCTATGGAGCATGAGGATGTGAATGATGGTGTTATGGCAGGTGTTCTATGGTTGCTGCAATCAAGTGGCGTCAGCTGGACAGGAAGTGGATGATGTACAGCTTCCTTCTTGTCAGTTAATCGATACAGGGGTAGgatagactggaggagaggataagaggagcaacACTACTAAACAGCTCCCTCAGGAGAACTCTAACCATCCAGAGAAGACAGGTTATGCCAGCACTTAAGACTTCAGCTTAAATGTAATCCTCTCTGGACATGCCTCTTAATAGTAGCAAAACACAGTtacatactgtaggctacagttgaagtcggaagtttacatacaccttagcaaaatacatttaaactccgtttttcacaattcctgacatttattcctagtaaaaaatccctgtcttaggtcagttaggatcaccactttattttaagaatgtgaaatgtcagaataatagtagagagagtgatttatttactttcatcacattcccagtgggtcagaagtttacatacactcaattagtatttggcagcattgcctttaaattgtttaacttgggtcaaaatttcaggaagccttccacaagcttccaacaatatgttgggtgaattttggcccatttctcctgacatagcttgtgtaattgagtcaggcctgtaggcctccttgctcacacacgcttttcagttctgcccacaaatttttcTACAGGGTCGAgggcagggctttgtgatggccactccaatatcttgactttgttgtccttaagccattttgccacaactttggaagtatattggggtcattgtccatttggaagagccatttgcgaccaagctttaacttcctgactgatgtcttgagatgttgcttcaatatatccacataattttcctacctcatgatgccatctattttgtgaagtgcgccagtccctcctgcagcaaagcacccccacatcatgatgctgccacccccgtgtttcacggttgggatgatggtgttcttcggcttgcaagcatccagaggaccaggggacatttctccaaaaagtacgatctttgtccccatgtgcagttgcaaaccgtagtctggattttttttataccatttttggagcagtggtttcttccttgctgagcggcctttcaggttatgtcgatataggactcgttttactgtggatatagatacttttgtacctgtttcctccagcatcttcacaaagtcatttgctgttcttggattgatttgcacttttcgcaccaaagtacgttcatctctaggatacagaacgcgtctccttcctgatcggtgtgacggctgcgtggtcccatggtgtttattcttgaataatattgtttgtacagatgaacgtagtgCTTTCattcatttggaaattgctcccaaggaggaaccagactagtggaggtctacaattttttttctgaggtcttggctgatatttaaaaaatgtccgatgatgtcaagcaaagaggcactgagtttgaaggtaggccttgaaatacatccacagatacacctacaattgactcagATTATAtaatttagcctatcagaagcttctaaagccattacataattttatggaattttccaagctgattaaaggcacagtcaatttagtgtatgtaaacttctgacccactggaattgtgatacagtgagttataagtgaaataatcttgtCCGTAAACAAttttttgaaaaatgacttgtgtcatgcacaaagtagatgtcctaaccaatttgccaaaactatagtttgttagcaagatatttatggagttgttgaaaaacgagttttaatgactccaacctaaatgtatgtaaacttccaacttcaactgtatataaaagACAAACGTgtgaaaaacaaaaatgttctgtTCCCCAGAAGACAGAATGCGTTGCATTGCTGCAGTATACTTGTTGACTGAATTTATCTTCTTCAAAAATAACGTGGATAATTGGTGTGGATGCCAGTTAAATTTCATGAAGCCCAACAGCATTCTTAAATGCCAGGTCTTGTGTCTAACTTATCGCTCATGACAGAAAGTGCTGCGAGCTCTGTTATTTATACTGCACTAGTCAGTAGAGCTTGAAATGCCAACCCTTCCCTCTGGCCACCTCCTTATAATGAGCAGATTGCTGGTCATATATTCATATAACAACCGTGCTTTGACTTGATTGGATTGTTTTTAAATACCATGAAGGAAATATTAAGCCTGAATTTGGATGTTAATATTTTAAATTAACTACTGCATCAAAAATAATTCCCCTTTGCCACTGCAACAGAAAAAGCAATAGGGTTTGATGTGCTGTGCAAATAGTCATACCGTCATGGTTCATAAATTAAAGTCCACATTCCTTTATTACCATAAGTAGTCTTTTTCCCATAATGTTTAGTTGGCACAGGAATGGATGCTGGTGTGAGGATAATAGATTAGACATCATCAAAGGCCCAATACAgccgtttaaaaaaaatatcaatatcaaatcatttctgggcaacaattaagtaccttactgtaatagattTCCATTGCAAAAAAATATTCATCAAGCAAGACTTTTGCTAGGATTGTCTGGGAGTGttctgagtggggagaggaaaactgaaaactagctgtttttGGCAGCGAGGGCTGAACTATTAACCAATTTACCGCAATGTAATGTCACTATGAGAAGCCAAAACTCCCACCCGttcaaacctgctgattagaagatCCTGTGTAGactgtattttcaaccagcaactatccaGAAATAAAAATGAATCGCcaaaatgtgattttcctgtgatttatatatatttccacactgaggttggaataatactgtgtaattgtgaaaatgatgataatgcccttttagtgtaagttCTGTTTGAAAAGTCTGTCTGTTTTTTAACCAGTTttagtgggatggagttttgaccTTCAGTGGTATCATCAGCATGCTGCAAATGAGTTTAAACCTCTCAAGGATCCgcccccttttttcaattttcatctaaaatgacattcccaaatctaactgcctgtagctcaggacctgaagcaatgatgtcatattcttgataccatttgaaattaaacactttgaagtttgtggaaatgctAAAttaatgtagtagaatataacacattagatctggtaaaacatcatctttgagatgcaagagaaaggccataatgtattattccagcccatgtgcaatttatattttggccactagttggcagcagtgtatgtgcaaagttttagactgatccaatgaaccattgtaagCTTTTTTATCAAGATGGTCCAAAtctgcctaattggtttattaatacattttaaagttcataactgtgcactcttctcaaacaataacatggtattattttactgtaatagctactgtaaattggaaatATCGGATATGTCTATgacctgggaaatgttcttgttacttagaacctcatgctaatcacattagcctacgttagatCAACCGTCCCGTAGGGAACCCACAGAAGCTGTAGAGGTTTTAATAGACCATTGACAAAAAAGTTCCAAATATCTCTGCCAATAATGGCaaattttcagttttcccctccccactcagaccactcccagacagtgaTAGAAATGgccctttgctaagaagctattacatccttttttaaaccattttaatcaaaaacaatcacagtaagtaACAGCTGCAATTAACCTTTTAAAGAGTCTTGTGTTTTCCACTCCAAAGTGTTAAGAGCAGTTTTCTAGTTAAAGGAAGTAATTGACCTTTAGTGTGCAGAAACCCTCTCCACTCTGTGCTGATCAGGGAGGAAGAGGATCATTATATGGAGAGAGCTGCTTAGGCTTCATGTTTTGAGAGCACCACATTGGCTTGTCAACTGAGGTCGTGAGAGAGACACATGGACTATGGATAACGGTGTCTGTTACTTACAGAGGACTGCATGCACGTTGAAATTGTTATGTAACTTTCCTCTCCTACCGTTCCCTCTGTAGGGTCTGCAattgcctatctaaggtcttcgaaagccaagtcaacaaacaggtcactgaccatctcgaatcccaccgtaccttctccgctgtgcaatctggtttccgagccggtcacgggtgcacctcagccacactcaaggtactaaacgatatcataaccgccatcgataaaagacagtactgtgcagccgtcttcatcgacctcgccaaggctttcgactctgtcaatcaccatattcttatcggcagactcaacagcctcggtttttcggatgactgccttgcctggttcaccaattactttgcagacagagttcagtgtgtcaaatcggagggcatgctgaaagggtcctctggcagtctctatgggggtgccacagggttcaattctcgggtcgactcttttctctgtgtatatcaatgatgttgctcttgctgcgggcgattccctgatccacctctacgcagacgacaccattctatatacttttggcccgtcattggacactgtgctatctaacctgtGGTCCTtctctagctcagttggtagagcatggcccttGTAACgccgccagggtagtgggttcgatccccgggaccacccatacgtagaatgtatgcacacatgactgtaagtcgctttggataaaagcgtctgctaaatggcatatattattattattattaacctccaaacgagctcgagcttcaatgccatacagcactccttccgtggcctccaactgctcttaaacgcgagtaaaaccaaatgcatgcttttcaaccgatcgctgcctgcacccgcatgcccgactagcatcaccaccctggatggttccgaccttgaatatgtggacatctataagtacctaggtgtctggctagactgcaaactctccttccagacccacatcaaacatctccaatcgaaaatcaaatcaagagtcggctttctattccgcaacaaagcctccttcactcacgctcccaagcttaccctagtaaaactgactatcctaccgatcctcgacttcggcgatgtcatctacaaaatggcttccaacactctactcagcaaactggatgcagtctatcacagtgccatccgttttgtcactaaagtaccttataccacccaccactgcgacttgtatgctctagtcggctggccctcactacatattcgtcgccagacccactggctccaggtcatctacaagtccatgctaggtaaagctccgccttatctcagttcactggtcacgatggcaacacccatccgtagcacgcgctccagcaggtgtatctcactgatcatccctaaagccaacacatcatttggccgcctttcgttccagtactctgctgcctgtgactggaacgaattgcaaaaatcgctgaagttggagacttttatctccctcaccaacttcaaacatcagctatccgagcagctaaccgatcgctgcagctgtacatagtctataggaaaatagcccacccattttcacctacctcattcccatactgtttttatactgtttttatttatttatttttctgctcttttgcacaccaatatctctacctgtacatgaccatctgatcatttatcactccagtgttaatctgcaaaattgtgttattcgcctacctcctcatgccttttgcacacattgtatatagactgcccatttttttctactgtgttattgacttgttaattgtttattccatgtgtaactctgtgttgtctgttcacactgctatgctttatcttggccaggtcacagttgcaaatgagaacttgttctcaactagcctacctggttaaataaaggtgaaataaaaataaaaaatatataaaaaaattggCCCCAATGTTAGTACGTCCCATCCACAGAGTAAGATATGAGGAATAAACATTATTTAGCCTACTATACTTTTTCACGCAAACTTTGAAAAAATCACATTTTGCTTTCTAAGCTTGAGTCTTGATGGTTTCTAAGCTTGAATCTTGGTGGTTTCTAAGCTTGAGTCTTGATGTCCACATTTCAAACCGCAGTATATAGCCTGGACTACTGTAAAGGCATCATGTTTCTGTATTTTACACTAATTGTTTTGTATATACATATATGGGTTATACAATATTCTACAATATGCTATTGTGGTGTGTATTATGTGCCCACATCTGAATCCTGACTTCCACCCAGTCTTCTGAGTGGTTTCCTCAGATGGCTTCATCCCTCCTAACCGTTCTCATCGTCTTCTAGCCGCTTAACGGGATAGACCGGTGTGAACATTATTCTTACCATTCATAAATCTTATTTTCTTGCACACTGGACATTTCGACCTACGTGTCTCGATAAACCTCTCTCGTCTGATCAACTTTTCCTACCATTCGTGGTATTCGAGAATAGGTCGGAGCCTACTCGCAGTCAAGTATGAGCTGAAAGGAACGGCACTACGCGAGGACGTCAAGTGCGAGTTTCACTTGCACTGAATGCGCGATGGTACCGTGAGGCTCTCCGCCTAATCTATAGTCTTTAGGCAGAGGGATGCATCAGTTTAACCCTTTGCTCTGCTCTCCAGAGTTGCATATATTTGTAAATACAGTAAGATTTATTAAATAAGCTGAGGAAATGTGTTACGGGGCTGCAGCTTTTTGGGGGAGTTGTGTTGGACAATAATTCAAAGGATCTTTTTTTCATAATTTGCTCAAACTTCGATGGCTTGAGTATTTGCATACATGCATGCTGACAGGCAAGAATGTAAGGTAGCCTATGTCCGGTTTACCGCTCTCACATCACACGGAGTAACGGAGCATCGGTTGGATTCACAGCGCTGGACATCGACCTATAGCGCATTTATTCGGATTGGGTTTGAGTGCCCAGATAAATAACTTTAGATATATGAATTATTGGGATTGCCTGGTCACCTGCTTTCCTTGCATGTCATATGCCAACGACAACGGAAATTCAAGAGAAAAATTAATATGGCATAAACTATTTCTGGAGACGCCAGTCACAGATGTCGCCGACGACTTGGATAGGGTGAATGAGAATTTCCCAAACGGTCCAATCCTATGCATACCGTGCTTGTTTACTCGCTACGCTGTCTAGTGTCTTCGAGAAGAGCTCAGGAGGAATGCTGGTCCAAGATCTAATACCATTTATTTTAAGTTTTTGGCCTCTTCTTTTCGGTCATTGCATTCTATCGTTGGTTTTACTCTCATGCCAGGTAGGTATTGTGTTCGTGCGCGCCTATTGTAATTTTACGCATGGCGAGTTATTACACAAACGTAAGTGGAGCTCTATTTTATGGTGATTTTGGTAATAGCAGCTTTTGATCCTGCTCTTGTCACATTTTTATGTTATATCAAATATATACTTTAAAAAAACACGATATGTTTATTGATGTGCCTCTTGCCTTTGCACTCTCACATTATTGCACCAGCAATGGATAAGTTTTGAGTGGTAATCAGCTGTAGTTCCCAGTCAGTTGATGCAATATTTTCATGTGAAATATACTATTAAGTGATTTGttacacacgcacccacacaagcacacacacaggaaggcAGGCAGAAAGTGGTAGGCTCCTGGAAAGTAGCACATAGAGAGCTATAGATTCCCATCTGGAATATGATGTTGAGGATGAGCATTCTAACCCCTGGCCCTTGTTGCTGCCTACAGAGAGCAGTGAGCCGGCTGTGCAGGCGCGGGATGTTGCCAAGGTTCATGTGTAATGTGATCTGCTCGAGTTTCCAagtccacccacacacactcctcaggGCAGCCTACTGCCCACTGGTGGTGGGTGGTTTCTCTGAGGGAGAGGGTTGCAGCCGTAGGCATGGTACCATCCAGTGTGTCTATGAATGCAGCTTCTGGGGAAGCAGTATAGTAGAGGGATATGATCTTGGGTACTACTGAGTGGAAATCCAGAGGTTTCCAAACCACAAACCCGGATGGTTTAGTTGCTGATGCACTAGCACTAATGCTGCAGGACATTTCAGtaagtaggctacagtaggcatATATCAACATTCTAAGCTCTCATCTCGCAATCATTTTTAATCATTAAAAAGGCAGACTTTTTCAGAAATATGTCTTTTGGGGGTGGATAATGAAAGTAAATATTATTGAATGCATAATGAATAGTtaaaccctttctctctctctctctgtgtgtccataAGGGTGAACTCCAGAGGTCATGCTCACAGACTGTAGCTGAGAAAGTGAGCGAACACTGCCAGTTGGCATGCCAGTGTAGAAGctaccctccccttcctcccccgcCTCCGCCCCCACCTCCCCCACGGCTACTGTTGGCCACAGGTAAGGCTCAACTCACACATGTCTCACACCACACCAACCAGCCTCTGCCGTTTCACTCTCCTGTCTCACTATCCTGTCTCACTGTCTTGTCTCACTGTCACCTGTTTCACTCACCTGTCTCACACCGCACCAACCAGCCTCTGCCGTTTCACTCTCCTGTCTCACTATCCTGTCTCACTGTCACCTGTTTCACTCACCTGTCTCACACCACACCAACCAGCCTCTGCCGTTTCACTCTCCTGTCTCACTATCCTGTCTCACTGTCACCTGTTTAACTCACACCTGTCTCACACCGCACCAACCAGCCTCTGCCGTTTCACTCTCCTGTCTCACTATCCTGTCTCACTGTCACCTGTTTCACTCACAACTGGCTCACTTCCAGTACCTGTATCTATCTAAACCTTTACACTTGAAGTGTCTTGCTACTCTGATTTTCTACCAGACCATCTGTAGTGGAATGAAGTGTCTTGCTACTCTGATTTTCTACCAGACCATCTGTAGTGGAATGAAGTGTTTGCATCTTCTCACATGAGGTTTCTGAGTAGTGgaagagtgtggtgtgtgtggacgGAGAAAGGCTTTTTCTGAGAAGACTACAAGTGCCTGATACTGGAGCCGGCAGGATGTTCACAGCAGAATAGAGGGATCATTTGTGCCTGGCTTTACCTTCGGGAGTACACAGTTGCCTGTGAAATCTCTGCCTCCTGTCCTGCCAGGCTCAGTGGTTTGGTTTCCCCTCGAGGACCCCCTTGTTAAAACACAGATGAGTTCATTAAATTAGGATTTTGATACAGATAAGAAGGCTAATGAACTGTCCCGGCAGTCCCGTCTTCATTTTGTAAGTCAAGATGGGaccactgactgtgtgtgtgtgtgtgtgtgtgtgtgtgtgcgtgtgttcgttGCCACACAGTTTTCTGTATTTTTCCCGAGTTTCTTGCCTTACttgtttccatctctccttcaaCATATTTCAGTGCTTAACTAATGATCAGATATGTTTCTGATCTGATACGGGGACATTCTTGTCATTGACAAATTAGTTGTATCAACTATATGAATCAATGTATGACATTGCGATGGTGGAAAGAGGATAGTTTGTCAATACAACTGGTGTATGTTGTCATTAATCATGTAATGAGCAGTGCTATGAAATATGGGACAGGCATTGCTGATTGTGCACTCAGCCCAGGTTAACACTGAGACTGTTGAAAATCAGTCAGCTGAAACACTTCATACTGAGAGTGTGCAGGGGCACTTCATCGTTAAATGGTCAACAGACAGCTGTGGAAAGGGTTCAATCAATCAGATGAAATGATTTCCTCTGTCTGGTCAATTCAGATAGGCCTTCTTTCCTCCTAAATTACCAAGTGAGGCATCTATGAATAGAAGATAGGGCTGTCAGTGACCACTGTGACTCtaacttacctaacctacctaaCATATAAGTCCACAATGTCGTCGATCATGAACGCAGTACTCTTCCATCGGGTCTTAACTGTAaatgtggtctacagtttattgGCTGGGTATTGTGTCACCTTATTCTAATTCCCTGTTTATGAATCTAAAGCGTAATACAAATAGATGCACaatatgtgtgtatgtttatgcATGTCTGTTGTTCTTTTTCTATGCTTCTAGATCTTTCTGTGACTACTGTCAAGGCCACTGCATGGAAGGTTCCCTGAATGATTCTACGAGATTCTCTGAATTCTCTGACTGTACATTTCAGCATGTCGTTCTGTATTATGTGGTTTGAAAAGAAGAGAACCATTACAATGGCAAAGCAAAACCTCTTGGCttggcaaaaaaaagtattaatTTCTAGGAGCAAAATGTGAAAATAGCATTTTTAAATCATAGTCTATGGAAGGTTGGGAAGAAGGCACGTATTTATGCTGTTCACGTATTGGGAAGGAGGCAAAACATTGGTCATCTGGCCTCAGCGAGAACTTTGTGAATAAATAACAGAGGCAAACTTCAAAGTAAAGGATTGAACTGTAATCATTGCTGCTGTAAAATCTGTTTGTTTTGGTGTGTGCCAGATGCATGAGGGAGCTGATTGGACTGGTCCCAAAATAATACATGAATATGCATGAAGAAGTGGGACAATGAGAGAGATTGTATTGACAAAAAGTTTTAAATGAGGCAAATTGGCAGTGTTGAGTAAAAGTATGTGCTCTAAAAAATGGCTCAGAAGTCCCTTCAAAAGAGAGAGCTTTATCACACTGAAGTAGATCCGTACCCCTGACTGAATTGAATCCAAAATGCAGGATTAGAACTGAAGTTGGGCTCAAAGGAGATTTTACATTCAAACTGACTTATGACGTGGTGTGCTGGGGAGAAACGTGCCATGTCATTTGCTCTGGATAAATCTAAAGTGTTTAAATATTCCACAGCATTGCTGCGTGTTGTGCGTTACCATGGAGTCAATTCCTCCCTCTCATTCACAACAAAACTATACTCTGAATGCATGGGATGTGTTGTTTTGCATGATAAACATGGATGATAAACCTACATTATTAAACCCAGCCATCATTACACTCTTGGCAGTGGGTTGGGGAGCTATATTCAGTTCGTGTTTTAATACTTAGATACAGTCAAATGGATTCCGGCTCAGACAGAGTGAGACATGCTTATTGCTGGGGACCCCTAAGATCTCCCTCCTGTCAAACTGAGCAGTATTGTCAGTGCCACAAAGCTTTTAACTATCTCTATGGTAGGCTATTCACCTTTGAACAAAAAGAGGAgactgaaagggagagagagcgaaaacaGCACGTGGCTagagaaaaaaacatgttgagagagagaacaggcgaAGGTCTAGAGAGATGGTGAGGGCATGGAGTACACCATTCAGACACTGTTTGTTGctaagctgcactgagtgtaatatACGTTCCCTGGTGTGTGTCCTTGTACTTGTACATAGTCCTAACCCTCAGTCAGACATGTGACCATAACATGGTGCTCCTGTAGGTGGAATCAGTTTGGACAGGGAGTGCTTGTGTAATAAAGGTTGACTGCATTTGAAATGATTCATGGAGCAGGGTTAGATATCTCTGAACATTTAACCTAAGAATTTGATGAACAGGTGAGCATTACCCTGCTATCCAGAGTAAGGCAGCAAATCAGGCCCAGAGCTTTatggtgtaatagtatagtgatAGAAGGTTGAGAATCAATCCATTTTCAAGCAGATCACTGGCAAGTTGATTTACAACATGGGGTGTGGTGTTGCTGCATTAATGATGAGCTTTCATCATGCCGTCCTAAGACAGAATGGctgtctatgaagcatttatgaTGTAATACATACTGTAGGACAAACACAGGATCTAGGCTA
This sequence is a window from Oncorhynchus gorbuscha isolate QuinsamMale2020 ecotype Even-year linkage group LG17, OgorEven_v1.0, whole genome shotgun sequence. Protein-coding genes within it:
- the LOC124001923 gene encoding proline-rich membrane anchor 1-like isoform X2, encoding MILGTTEWKSRGFQTTNPDGLVADALALMLQDISGELQRSCSQTVAEKVSEHCQLACQCRSYPPLPPPPPPPPPPRLLLATVVESPLPLSRPWWMEILVLGTVGCASAVFLLSAMIICYKAIKRKPQRKEENGMSRGEYAMSARNKKAMGPNNTVV
- the LOC124001923 gene encoding proline-rich membrane anchor 1-like isoform X1; translation: MRISQTVQSYAYRACLLATLSSVFEKSSGGMLVQDLIPFILSFWPLLFGHCILSLVLLSCQGELQRSCSQTVAEKVSEHCQLACQCRSYPPLPPPPPPPPPPRLLLATVVESPLPLSRPWWMEILVLGTVGCASAVFLLSAMIICYKAIKRKPQRKEENGMSRGEYAMSARNKKAMGPNNTVV